In a single window of the Nodularia spumigena CCY9414 genome:
- a CDS encoding GAF domain-containing protein codes for MNNYLSLPPKYSNDLERPQSYAVKLMQHQEEPAQHLAQTINHIIAKSSVTSLMLQEIAKLLGVTFDVDCCCLVTVTNEVSGNATAANWCSDEYLRRTHLSETFSTEQLMMDLPVVQCAAEPLTMEDISTIQNSLVVGCEYLPLPIKAVLAIPTRLRGKNNGVICLIKFQTYDWQESEKQLLKDIESSCAIAFSQVIQAQLIATQHQYLQKNKHHQALIKQLALLSRTNLELNQMLQLAIASTAESLQADRGLLILLQYTDPLFKIKSKNQIPKAKGTVVGEWNREIPNFQTIKPETSTQTFSLEDCSLCQRVFTEFGSPVIISDYIDIEAAGTVAPLLRIEALPTVLLMSLENQGKVLGFLVLQQALPRNWQPAELNLLEMVCAQVSNAIIQSQTLRQVQTVVDERTAKLKSSLELQAKLHEKTRQYVGQLREINELKDEFLSNMSDRLRYPLTNMLMSIKNLRLPGIAPERQARYMDILEQECTKEINLINDLLTLQKLESDQEPLQFESIDLNSKIEELGAAFEKRLGDKGLSITVDLPKQPLTLQTELDSFDRILQELLNNAYTYSEHDTIIHLKAFHQVEAQIDQIIIKVINTGRAICEEEATYIFDKFRRGKGRWHPGTGLGLALVKSLVQHLNGAIAVESMQISDSPLSEVCFTLTLPQFSHESKPYTNSDSTIQHHRKS; via the coding sequence ATGAACAATTATCTATCATTGCCACCAAAATACTCGAATGATCTAGAGCGGCCACAATCATACGCAGTGAAGTTGATGCAGCATCAGGAAGAACCAGCCCAGCATCTGGCACAAACAATCAACCACATCATTGCCAAGAGTTCGGTAACGTCATTGATGCTGCAAGAGATTGCCAAATTGCTAGGAGTTACCTTTGATGTAGACTGTTGCTGCTTAGTTACAGTTACTAACGAAGTCTCAGGTAATGCGACTGCTGCTAATTGGTGTTCTGATGAATATCTGAGAAGGACGCACCTGAGCGAGACGTTCTCAACCGAACAGTTAATGATGGACTTACCAGTGGTGCAATGTGCTGCTGAACCATTAACGATGGAGGACATTTCAACTATTCAAAACAGTTTGGTAGTGGGGTGTGAATATTTGCCATTACCGATTAAAGCTGTTTTGGCAATCCCGACGCGGTTAAGGGGCAAAAATAACGGCGTGATTTGCTTGATTAAATTCCAGACTTATGATTGGCAGGAGTCAGAAAAACAACTGCTCAAAGACATAGAATCGTCCTGTGCGATCGCCTTTTCTCAAGTCATACAAGCCCAGCTAATTGCGACTCAACATCAGTATCTCCAAAAGAACAAGCATCATCAAGCCTTAATCAAGCAATTAGCTTTACTAAGTCGGACTAACTTGGAATTGAATCAAATGCTCCAGTTAGCGATCGCCTCGACAGCCGAATCATTACAGGCAGATCGGGGTTTGTTGATCCTACTCCAATACACAGATCCACTATTTAAAATTAAATCTAAAAACCAAATTCCCAAAGCCAAAGGGACTGTTGTGGGTGAATGGAACCGGGAAATCCCAAATTTCCAGACGATTAAACCGGAAACTTCAACTCAGACATTTTCCCTCGAAGACTGTAGTTTATGTCAACGGGTATTTACAGAATTTGGCAGCCCAGTGATCATCAGTGACTATATAGACATAGAAGCAGCTGGTACAGTAGCCCCATTGTTGAGAATTGAGGCTTTACCGACAGTGCTGTTAATGTCATTAGAGAATCAAGGCAAAGTTTTAGGATTTCTAGTGTTACAACAAGCACTACCACGCAATTGGCAACCAGCAGAATTAAATCTTCTAGAAATGGTCTGCGCCCAAGTCAGCAATGCCATAATTCAATCACAGACATTAAGGCAAGTACAGACTGTAGTAGATGAACGGACAGCCAAATTAAAAAGCAGTTTGGAACTCCAAGCCAAATTGCATGAAAAAACGCGGCAATATGTGGGACAACTCCGGGAAATCAACGAACTCAAAGATGAATTTTTGAGCAACATGAGCGATCGCTTGCGCTACCCCCTGACAAATATGCTGATGTCAATTAAGAATTTACGGCTGCCAGGAATAGCACCAGAGCGTCAAGCTAGATACATGGACATTTTAGAGCAAGAATGTACCAAAGAAATCAACTTAATTAATGACTTGCTCACCTTACAGAAACTAGAATCTGATCAAGAACCCCTACAATTTGAAAGCATTGATTTAAATAGCAAAATTGAGGAACTAGGTGCAGCCTTTGAGAAAAGGCTAGGAGATAAAGGTTTAAGCATTACCGTAGATTTACCGAAGCAGCCATTAACACTACAAACCGAACTAGACAGTTTTGACCGCATCCTCCAAGAGTTATTAAATAATGCCTATACCTATTCTGAACATGATACGATTATTCACCTAAAAGCATTTCACCAAGTTGAAGCACAAATTGATCAAATTATTATTAAGGTGATTAATACAGGGCGTGCCATTTGCGAAGAGGAAGCCACCTATATTTTCGACAAATTCCGTCGTGGTAAAGGACGCTGGCACCCTGGGACTGGACTGGGACTAGCTTTAGTCAAATCTTTAGTACAGCACTTGAATGGGGCGATCGCCGTTGAGAGTATGCAAATCTCAGATTCCCCACTGAGCGAAGTTTGTTTCACCCTGACTCTGCCCCAATTTTCCCACGAAAGCAAACCATATACTAACAGTGACTCAACAATACAACATCACAGAAAATCTTGA
- a CDS encoding SRPBCC family protein, whose amino-acid sequence MTQQYNITENLDPSATTDHIQLENNITIDAAGLPDVVVKVEKIAERQRKISAKIQIPQPVERIWKVLTDYEALSEFIPNLAKSCLLEHPQGGIRLEQIGSQRLLKFNFSARVVLDLEECFPQEINFSMVEGDFKGFSGSWCLEPYSQGEDQGTTVCYTIQVWPKLTMPITIIERRLSNDLRVNLLAIHQRVEQLTT is encoded by the coding sequence GTGACTCAACAATACAACATCACAGAAAATCTTGACCCCAGCGCCACAACTGATCACATACAGCTAGAAAACAACATAACTATTGATGCAGCTGGTTTACCAGATGTAGTAGTGAAAGTTGAGAAAATAGCCGAGAGGCAGAGGAAAATTAGCGCTAAAATCCAAATTCCTCAACCCGTTGAACGCATCTGGAAAGTACTCACAGACTATGAAGCCTTGTCTGAGTTCATTCCCAACCTAGCGAAGAGTTGTTTGCTGGAGCATCCTCAAGGTGGTATCCGACTCGAACAAATAGGCTCACAGCGCTTACTCAAGTTCAACTTTTCGGCGCGTGTAGTTTTAGATTTGGAAGAATGCTTCCCTCAAGAAATTAATTTCTCAATGGTAGAAGGCGATTTCAAAGGCTTTTCTGGTAGCTGGTGTTTAGAGCCTTATTCTCAGGGTGAGGATCAAGGCACTACTGTATGTTACACCATTCAAGTCTGGCCTAAACTCACCATGCCCATCACCATCATTGAGCGTCGTCTCAGCAATGATCTGCGGGTAAATCTTTTAGCTATTCACCAGCGTGTAGAGCAATTAACTACTTGA
- a CDS encoding cation:proton antiporter encodes MEASFEITLQMVSVVVAGITAQVLAAYFRLPSIVLLLLLGILLGSDGLGVLHPHVLGTGLEVIVALATAIILFEGGLNLDVQELGRVSVSLQLLVTLGTLITLIGGSMAAHWLGEFPWNIAFLYGSIIVVTGPTVISPLLKQINVDRQVATILEGEGVLIDPVGAILAFVVLDTIMNGDADPINAIIGLVMRLGIGAAIGGAGGYLMSLIFKRANFLSPELKNLVVLAILWGLFTVAQMIRSESGVMTTVIAGAVFANSSVPEERSLRSFKGQLTILSVSVLFILLAADLSIASVFALGWGSVFTVLVLMFVVRPINILCCTWNSNLNWRQKLFLSWVAPRGIVSASVASLFAISLTQRGINGGDAIKALVFLTIIMTVVCQGLTAGTIAKWLRITSKDATGAVIVGCNPLSLLIARFFQERGEAVVMIDTDPERCAKAAEQDVRVISSSALDVSVLEEAGLASMGTFLAMTNNGEVNFVLAQRAAEEFSPPRVLAVFPRKPQPNSSPSHKVSQAFATELVIKTWNEYLNDGRVKLGTTTLNDSEFTKQQERIQEKIKTGDLIPLLVEREDRLQVMPASQEWLVGDRIIYLLHDPRPNLLKRLSGGSQSTRLSLETLPEVEELPLEKLSQLFSGDAPKK; translated from the coding sequence ATGGAAGCATCTTTTGAAATAACCCTACAGATGGTGAGCGTAGTTGTTGCAGGCATTACCGCCCAGGTGCTGGCTGCATACTTTCGCTTACCTAGTATTGTCTTGTTATTGCTACTAGGCATTCTCCTTGGCTCCGATGGGCTGGGCGTGCTGCATCCTCATGTCCTCGGAACTGGACTAGAAGTGATTGTGGCCCTAGCAACGGCAATAATTTTATTTGAAGGCGGACTCAACCTGGATGTACAGGAGTTGGGCAGAGTTTCAGTTAGCCTACAATTGCTAGTCACCCTGGGAACACTGATCACCTTAATTGGTGGTAGTATGGCAGCCCACTGGCTGGGCGAATTCCCTTGGAATATAGCTTTTCTCTACGGCTCCATCATTGTAGTCACAGGGCCAACTGTCATCAGCCCCCTGCTTAAACAAATCAATGTAGATCGTCAAGTAGCAACGATCTTAGAAGGAGAAGGAGTTTTAATCGACCCAGTAGGAGCTATTCTGGCCTTCGTTGTCCTAGACACGATTATGAACGGCGATGCTGACCCCATCAATGCCATTATCGGTTTAGTGATGCGTCTGGGAATTGGGGCGGCAATTGGTGGCGCTGGCGGCTACTTGATGAGCTTAATTTTCAAGCGCGCAAATTTTCTCTCGCCAGAGTTAAAAAACTTGGTGGTACTGGCGATTCTTTGGGGTCTGTTTACTGTGGCGCAGATGATTCGTAGTGAATCGGGAGTCATGACTACAGTTATTGCTGGGGCGGTATTTGCTAACTCCTCAGTCCCAGAAGAGCGTTCATTGCGAAGCTTTAAAGGTCAGCTAACAATTCTCAGCGTCTCGGTGCTATTCATTCTCCTAGCGGCTGACCTTTCCATTGCGAGTGTGTTTGCCTTGGGTTGGGGCAGTGTCTTTACTGTTTTGGTACTGATGTTCGTGGTTCGTCCGATCAACATTCTCTGCTGTACTTGGAACAGTAACCTGAATTGGCGGCAGAAACTCTTTTTAAGCTGGGTAGCTCCCAGGGGAATTGTCTCGGCTTCGGTGGCTTCTTTATTTGCCATTTCGTTGACACAGCGCGGTATTAACGGTGGTGATGCCATCAAAGCTCTCGTATTCTTGACAATTATCATGACGGTGGTTTGTCAAGGGTTAACGGCGGGAACCATTGCTAAATGGCTACGAATCACCTCCAAGGATGCCACTGGGGCAGTGATTGTGGGTTGTAATCCCTTGAGTTTGTTGATTGCCCGTTTCTTTCAAGAACGGGGAGAAGCAGTGGTGATGATTGATACAGACCCGGAACGTTGTGCAAAAGCAGCAGAACAAGATGTGCGGGTGATTTCTAGCAGCGCCCTGGATGTTTCGGTTTTGGAAGAAGCTGGACTGGCTTCTATGGGAACTTTCTTGGCGATGACGAATAACGGTGAGGTGAATTTTGTTTTGGCTCAACGGGCGGCTGAAGAATTTAGTCCGCCGCGTGTGTTGGCAGTTTTTCCCCGGAAACCCCAACCTAATTCCAGCCCTAGTCACAAAGTTAGCCAAGCTTTCGCGACTGAGTTAGTGATTAAGACTTGGAATGAATATTTAAATGATGGCAGAGTGAAGCTGGGGACAACTACACTCAATGATTCCGAATTTACTAAACAACAAGAACGCATCCAAGAAAAAATTAAGACTGGAGATTTGATTCCGTTGTTGGTAGAACGAGAAGACCGTTTACAGGTGATGCCAGCTAGTCAAGAATGGTTAGTAGGCGATCGCATTATCTATCTCTTGCATGACCCTAGACCTAACTTATTAAAGCGTTTATCCGGTGGTAGCCAATCAACTCGCCTGTCTCTAGAAACTTTACCAGAGGTGGAAGAACTACCATTGGAGAAATTATCTCAACTTTTTAGCGGTGATGCTCCTAAGAAGTAA
- a CDS encoding cytochrome b N-terminal domain-containing protein yields MNSTQFDRIFRRLATILAVAILSLCLIYITTGILLSFYYEPTAGGAYASLKTINTEIPYGWLFRRAHDLAGNAVIVVALVQIVVMFLGRQFRKSWLTAWISGIFLTLSVIGLDWTAMLLDWTQEGYWRFSIELGTIEAIPFIGGQLRDILTGGGAISTVTVAHLNTIHSYILTLAAIILAFVHLSALIWQEQQMYKVRAFTS; encoded by the coding sequence ATGAACAGTACCCAGTTCGATAGAATTTTCCGGCGACTGGCGACGATTTTAGCCGTGGCGATTCTCAGCCTGTGCTTGATTTACATCACCACGGGAATTTTGCTTTCTTTTTACTACGAACCCACAGCAGGCGGTGCGTATGCATCTTTGAAAACGATTAATACAGAAATCCCCTACGGGTGGTTATTCCGCAGAGCGCATGATTTAGCTGGGAATGCAGTCATCGTGGTCGCGTTAGTGCAAATTGTGGTGATGTTTTTAGGGAGGCAATTTCGCAAAAGTTGGCTGACTGCTTGGATTAGTGGGATTTTCTTAACTTTAAGCGTGATTGGTCTAGATTGGACGGCAATGCTTTTAGACTGGACTCAAGAAGGCTACTGGCGTTTTAGCATTGAGCTAGGAACCATCGAAGCCATTCCTTTTATCGGTGGGCAACTACGAGACATCCTCACAGGAGGTGGAGCCATTAGCACAGTCACTGTTGCACACCTTAATACTATCCACAGCTATATTCTCACGCTTGCTGCTATTATTTTGGCTTTCGTACATTTATCTGCCCTCATTTGGCAAGAACAGCAAATGTACAAGGTCAGAGCATTTACTTCTTAG
- a CDS encoding esterase/lipase family protein produces the protein MPLPTIIVPGYLESAIAYRQLEQSLLQLDIPTATVPLRRRDWLPTIGRPVTPIVQQLDRTVQQMLHKHNAAQVNLIGHSAGGWVSRIYLGDQPYLAPGQVTSCCWKAHSLVASLITLGTPHISQERWTRRNLDFVTQNYPGAFYKSVRYICVAGKTIFGQRRPGGWLAYNSYQQTCGQGNTWGDGITPIAAAHLEGAENLVIPGVQHSPRSPGIWYGSPEPLKSWVQYLL, from the coding sequence ATGCCATTACCCACAATTATTGTGCCTGGATATTTAGAAAGCGCGATCGCTTACCGTCAATTAGAACAATCTTTATTGCAGTTGGATATACCCACGGCCACAGTACCACTGCGGCGGCGTGACTGGTTACCTACCATTGGCAGACCTGTCACACCCATTGTGCAGCAACTCGACCGCACAGTACAACAGATGTTGCACAAACATAACGCGGCTCAAGTAAATTTAATTGGTCACTCCGCCGGAGGTTGGGTTTCCCGCATTTATCTGGGAGACCAGCCTTATTTAGCACCCGGTCAGGTGACATCCTGCTGCTGGAAAGCTCATTCTTTAGTTGCTAGTTTGATCACCCTCGGTACACCCCACATTAGCCAAGAACGTTGGACACGGCGAAATTTGGATTTTGTGACTCAGAACTACCCCGGCGCTTTTTATAAAAGTGTTCGTTACATTTGTGTAGCCGGGAAAACTATCTTTGGTCAAAGAAGACCCGGTGGCTGGTTAGCTTACAACAGTTATCAACAAACCTGTGGTCAAGGTAACACCTGGGGAGATGGTATCACCCCCATTGCGGCGGCTCATCTAGAAGGCGCGGAAAATCTGGTAATTCCCGGTGTCCAACATTCTCCCAGAAGCCCTGGAATTTGGTATGGCTCCCCAGAACCTTTAAAATCTTGGGTGCAGTATTTACTTTAG
- a CDS encoding TldD/PmbA family protein yields MPTTLTDTQNILSDLISRYSPRVDYLVIRLEQSEGTDILLRGDQVETLSEGIAIGGHIRACYKGGWGFSSFNQLATIKERIEEAIAAARMVGDEKTILAPIDPVQAICQLPLTGTDPRKIPVGQKKELCDRYTDILKSVDPRITTTSVRYNDSAQKVIIATSEGTLIQQSWVDMEMRFAATARNGETVQTGKETTGSRTAYEDLTALDEQVKGAAQRAIAALTIPTVKGNTYTVVIDPILTGLFVHEAFGHLSEADMAYENPDLLEVMTIGRRFGTEELQIFDGAAPEGHRGSYFYDDEGTPSTTTQLIKDGILVGRLHSRETAGKLEEAPTGNARCLNYHFNPIVRMTNTWIQRGKTPVTDLFSDIKSGVYARNWLGGMTNGEMFTFSAGEAWMIRNGKIAEPVRDVTLSGNAFQTLADIEAIGDDFYWDESGGCGKSGQNGLAVGCGGPSLRIRDVVVGGES; encoded by the coding sequence ATGCCAACCACCCTCACCGACACCCAAAACATCCTTTCCGACCTCATCAGCCGCTACTCACCCCGTGTAGATTACCTAGTCATCCGCCTCGAACAATCCGAAGGAACAGATATTTTATTACGTGGCGACCAAGTAGAAACCCTGAGTGAGGGCATTGCCATTGGTGGACATATTCGAGCGTGTTATAAAGGTGGCTGGGGATTCAGTAGTTTTAACCAACTAGCGACCATTAAAGAAAGGATTGAAGAGGCGATCGCCGCAGCTAGAATGGTAGGTGATGAAAAAACCATACTAGCACCCATTGACCCAGTACAAGCAATATGCCAATTACCCCTCACAGGCACTGATCCCCGCAAAATTCCGGTTGGGCAGAAAAAAGAATTGTGCGATCGCTATACTGATATATTAAAAAGCGTTGATCCCCGCATCACCACCACCTCAGTCCGCTACAATGACAGCGCTCAAAAAGTAATTATTGCTACCTCAGAAGGAACTTTAATTCAGCAATCTTGGGTAGATATGGAAATGCGTTTTGCCGCCACCGCCAGAAACGGCGAAACTGTGCAAACAGGTAAGGAAACTACAGGTTCTCGCACAGCTTACGAAGATTTAACAGCTTTGGATGAACAAGTTAAAGGTGCCGCCCAAAGAGCGATCGCAGCCTTAACTATACCAACAGTCAAAGGCAATACTTACACAGTAGTAATTGACCCCATTCTCACGGGTTTATTTGTTCATGAAGCCTTTGGACACCTTTCCGAAGCTGATATGGCTTACGAAAACCCAGACTTATTGGAAGTCATGACCATTGGCCGGCGGTTCGGCACAGAAGAACTACAAATTTTTGATGGTGCTGCCCCAGAAGGTCATCGTGGTAGCTATTTTTACGACGATGAAGGAACACCCAGTACTACTACCCAACTAATTAAAGATGGCATTTTAGTAGGACGTTTACATTCTCGTGAAACCGCAGGTAAATTAGAAGAAGCCCCTACTGGTAATGCACGTTGTCTGAATTATCACTTTAACCCCATTGTGCGGATGACAAATACCTGGATTCAACGAGGTAAAACACCAGTTACCGACTTATTCAGCGATATAAAATCAGGTGTATATGCCCGTAACTGGTTAGGTGGTATGACAAACGGGGAAATGTTCACCTTTAGTGCTGGGGAAGCCTGGATGATTAGAAACGGTAAAATAGCCGAACCTGTAAGGGATGTCACACTTTCGGGGAATGCTTTCCAAACCCTAGCCGATATTGAAGCCATTGGCGATGACTTTTATTGGGATGAGTCTGGTGGCTGCGGTAAAAGTGGACAGAACGGTTTAGCTGTTGGTTGTGGTGGTCCGAGTCTCAGGATTCGGGATGTGGTAGTTGGGGGAGAAAGTTGA
- a CDS encoding FAD-binding domain-containing protein, producing the protein MRRDFTNRDELIAYLREQFPNAVERDDYISETVGGRKAAEKALQKVNPVDYAKTRNSLTGAVTRLSPYIRYGVLSLREVRDDVLEKVQDPNDASKLINELGWRDYWQRLYVKLGDRIWEDQEEYKTGYSPKDYADQLPADITAGTTGMVCIDSFSQELRSTGYLHNHMRMWLAAYIVHWRRIRWQAGAKWFLEHLLDGDPASNNMSWQWVASTFSHKPYFFNRENLERYTKGVYCRQCPLYGHCDFEGSYEELEQRLFPQGEFIKKPNSQSWQRGKKGKK; encoded by the coding sequence ATGCGACGTGATTTTACTAACCGAGATGAGTTAATAGCCTACCTGCGGGAACAATTCCCCAATGCGGTAGAACGTGATGATTATATTAGTGAAACTGTGGGAGGACGTAAAGCGGCTGAGAAAGCACTGCAAAAAGTTAATCCTGTGGATTACGCAAAAACACGTAATTCTTTAACTGGCGCTGTAACCAGACTTTCGCCCTATATTCGTTATGGGGTTTTAAGCTTGCGGGAAGTTCGGGATGATGTGCTGGAAAAAGTACAAGACCCTAATGATGCTAGTAAATTGATTAATGAATTAGGCTGGCGTGACTATTGGCAGAGATTATATGTTAAATTAGGCGATCGCATCTGGGAAGATCAAGAAGAATATAAAACTGGGTACAGTCCAAAAGATTACGCTGACCAACTACCAGCCGATATCACCGCAGGGACTACAGGAATGGTTTGTATTGATAGCTTTAGCCAAGAATTACGCTCAACTGGCTATTTACACAACCATATGCGGATGTGGTTAGCCGCTTACATTGTCCATTGGCGGCGCATTCGTTGGCAAGCCGGAGCCAAATGGTTTCTAGAACACCTGCTAGATGGCGACCCTGCCAGTAATAATATGTCATGGCAGTGGGTAGCCAGCACTTTTAGTCATAAACCTTATTTTTTCAATCGTGAGAACCTAGAACGCTATACCAAAGGAGTTTATTGTCGCCAATGTCCCCTTTACGGCCATTGTGACTTTGAAGGTAGCTACGAAGAATTAGAACAACGACTATTTCCCCAAGGAGAATTTATCAAAAAACCCAATAGTCAAAGTTGGCAAAGAGGCAAAAAAGGTAAAAAATGA
- a CDS encoding Rieske 2Fe-2S domain-containing protein has translation MSSEFNFFQQWYPLSPVEDIDPTRPTPVTLLGIRLVIWKPKSSETYQVFLDQCPHRLAPLSEGRVDEKSGNLMCSYHGWQFDSQGICTHIPQAEKPEIVTKNEKIFCVISLPVRQANDLLWVWPDANSAEAAANTPLPLSPQVDADKGYVWSSYVRDLEYDWETLVENVADPSHVPFTHHGVQGKREYATPIPMEVVQSTSKLIEAMTSGRFKTTITFEPPCRLEYAINLGDSGEKKVGLVTYCIPVSPGKSRIVAQFPRNFAKTLHRLTPRWWSHINTRNLVLDGDMIVLHQQENFLQQRQAVESWKTIYKLPTSADRLVIEFRNWFDKYCFGQLPWSEVGITVPPSPQINDNRSVLLDRYSQHTQHCSSCRNALKVIQRLQVGLLIYSTSIIAGVALLPDALRIKLGLPLVITAALSMAAYSWLKFRLIPKFYFVDYIHPEKV, from the coding sequence ATGTCATCTGAATTTAACTTTTTCCAACAGTGGTATCCTCTGTCACCTGTAGAAGATATTGACCCCACACGACCAACGCCAGTCACTCTTTTGGGAATTCGTTTAGTTATCTGGAAACCTAAGTCATCTGAGACTTACCAGGTATTTTTAGACCAATGTCCCCACCGTCTCGCGCCTTTGAGTGAAGGACGTGTTGACGAAAAAAGTGGTAATTTAATGTGTAGTTATCATGGTTGGCAATTTGATTCTCAAGGGATTTGTACTCATATTCCCCAAGCTGAGAAGCCAGAAATTGTTACTAAAAATGAAAAAATTTTCTGTGTAATTTCACTACCAGTTCGCCAAGCTAATGATTTACTTTGGGTTTGGCCTGATGCTAATTCAGCAGAAGCAGCAGCAAATACGCCGTTACCATTGTCACCTCAAGTAGATGCTGATAAGGGATATGTTTGGTCTTCTTATGTCCGTGATTTGGAATATGATTGGGAAACTTTAGTGGAAAATGTGGCAGATCCTAGTCACGTACCTTTTACTCATCACGGGGTACAGGGTAAGAGAGAATATGCTACACCCATTCCGATGGAGGTTGTGCAATCAACATCAAAGTTAATTGAAGCAATGACTTCTGGACGCTTCAAAACGACAATTACTTTTGAACCTCCTTGTCGGTTAGAGTATGCTATCAACCTTGGTGATTCTGGAGAGAAGAAAGTTGGACTTGTGACTTACTGTATTCCTGTGTCTCCAGGTAAGTCAAGAATTGTCGCCCAATTTCCCCGTAACTTTGCTAAAACACTACATCGCTTGACACCCCGGTGGTGGAGTCATATCAATACCCGTAATCTGGTGCTGGATGGAGATATGATTGTTTTACATCAGCAAGAGAATTTTTTACAACAAAGACAAGCAGTTGAAAGCTGGAAAACCATCTACAAGTTACCAACAAGTGCAGACCGTTTGGTAATTGAGTTTCGGAATTGGTTCGATAAGTATTGTTTCGGTCAGCTACCGTGGAGTGAAGTGGGAATTACTGTTCCACCCAGTCCGCAAATTAATGATAATCGTTCTGTGTTGCTGGATCGTTATTCACAACATACCCAACATTGTAGTAGTTGTCGCAATGCGCTAAAGGTTATACAGCGCTTACAGGTGGGACTTTTAATATACAGCACAAGTATTATTGCTGGGGTGGCTTTACTTCCTGATGCACTCAGAATTAAGCTGGGTTTACCTTTGGTAATTACGGCTGCTTTAAGTATGGCTGCTTACTCTTGGCTGAAATTCCGGCTAATTCCTAAGTTTTACTTTGTAGACTATATCCATCCAGAAAAAGTTTAG
- the bcp gene encoding thioredoxin-dependent thiol peroxidase — MNNIPQTGQPAPNFSTPDQNNQPVNLSDFNGQWVVLYFYPKDDTPGCTTEAKDFTDLSPDFSALGAKILGVSPDTEKAHCKFIDKHNLSITLLSDPEHHLIEAYGAWRLKKFMGKEYMGVARSTFLISPDGIIAYTWPNVKTKGHAQAVLNKLQEINLK, encoded by the coding sequence ATGAATAACATTCCCCAAACTGGACAACCTGCGCCAAATTTCTCCACACCAGACCAAAATAATCAGCCCGTCAACCTCAGTGATTTTAACGGTCAGTGGGTTGTACTGTACTTTTACCCCAAAGATGACACCCCAGGCTGTACCACCGAAGCCAAGGACTTTACAGACTTGTCTCCAGACTTCAGCGCCTTGGGAGCAAAAATATTAGGTGTGAGTCCAGATACAGAAAAAGCTCATTGTAAATTTATAGACAAACATAATTTATCCATCACCCTGTTAAGTGACCCTGAACATCATCTCATAGAAGCCTATGGTGCTTGGCGCTTGAAAAAATTCATGGGTAAAGAATATATGGGTGTAGCCCGGTCAACATTTCTCATCTCACCTGATGGGATAATTGCTTACACTTGGCCGAATGTCAAAACTAAAGGTCATGCACAAGCAGTATTAAACAAATTACAGGAAATAAATTTAAAATAA